The genomic region GGGACATGGTTGGTCTCCGGAAAATCGATCGTGAAAAGGGGGCGCGGAACATGCCGTCCCGCGCCCCCGAGGTGTTGCGAAAATGCTGCCGGGAGGGGGCTTAGGCAGCGGGGCGCAGCACCTCTTCACCAGGGCTCCAGTTGCACGGGCAAAGCTCGTCCGTCTGGAGCGCGTCGAGCACCCGCAGCGTCTCCGCCGGGTTGCGGCCGACGTTGAGCCCGTTGACCGTGACGTGCTGGATGACGTTGTCGGGATCGACGATGAAGGTGGCACGGAGCGCGACGCCTTCCTCCTTGTCGAGGATGCCAAGCGCGTCGGCCAGTTCCTTCTTGTTGTCGGCGATCCACGGGAAGTCGGCATTGGCAAGCCGCCCATCCGAACGGCGCCATGCGAAGTGCACGTGGGCGGTGTCGGTGGAGGCCCCGATGAGCACCGCGTCGCGATCCTCGAAGTCGCTCTTCAGCTCGCCATAGCCCTCGATCTCGGTCGGGCAGACGAAGGTGAAGTCCTTTGGCCAGTAGAAAAGAACCTTCCACTTTCCGTTGCTCTCGCTGAGATCGATCGTCTCGCCGGCGGGAAGGGCCGAAGTGCCCTGCTGGACCGGGAGGCTGAGGGAAGGCAGCTTGTCGCCAACGGTAAGCATTCAAATCTCCTGAGTGGCTGGATGAAACTGATGTTGCACTGCAGCACCTAGGGTGGCGGTGCTCATCGTTCAAGGCTATTATACTGGTTAGACTGATTGGAAATATCGATTACGATGACCGTTCACCAGCCAACCCTGAAACAGCTTCAATATCTGGTCGCGCTTCGCGAGCACGGCCATTTCGGCAAGGCGGCGGATGCCTGTTTCGTCACCCAGTCGACGCTTTCCGCCGCTCTACGCGAACTTGAGACTTTGCTCGGCGTGACTTTGGTGGAGCGCACCCGCCGGGTGGTACGGTTCACTGCGCTCGGCGAGAAGATTGCCGACAAGGCGGTTCGCGTGATCCGCGAGACCGAGGAGCTTGCCGAGCTTGCCCGTGCCCAGGGCAAACCACTCCACGGCGAGCTGCGTCTCGGAGTCATCCCGACGATCGCGCCGTTCCTGCTTCCGGCCATGCTTCCGCGGCTTCGGACCGAGTGGCCGGACCTCAAGCTCTATCTGCGCGAGGAGACGAGCCAGGCCGCCTGCGAGGCGCTCCACCGAGGCCAGCTCGACTGCGTCCTGCTCGCGCTGCCCTACGCGTGCGGCGACGTGGACAGCGTCCCGCTTCTCGACGACCGGCTGTTCGTCGCGTTTCCGGGCGGGGAGGCGCCGAGCGGGACGGCCGTCGAGGTCGACGCGATCGACGAGAAGCGCATGCTGCTGCTCGAGGACGGCCACTGCCTGAAGGACCATGCGCTGTCCGCCTGCAACCGCCCGGAGCTTCGCGCCCACGCGACGATGATGGGTACCTCGCTCCACACGCTGGTGCAGATGGTCGACAACGGCCTCGGCGTGACCTTCATCCCGGCGATGGCGATCGAGGCGGGAATCCTCGACGGCACCCGCGTTGACGCCAAGCCGCTCCGCTCGGACCACGGGTTCCGGCGGATCTCGCTCATCTGGCGCCGGTCGAGCCCGCGCGAGGCGGAGTTTCAGATGCTCGCCGGCGCGCTTCGGCAGATCATCGCCGACCTCATCCCGCGCGACCAGCCGGTCGCGGTCAGCTGACCCGCGACCGTTGCTTCGCCGGCTGGCGCAAGTCGAACCGGTCGGCGTTCATCACCTTGGTCCAGGCTTGGACGAAATCGCGGACGAACTTCTCCTCGTTGCCCTTCTCGGCATAGACCTCGCCGACGGCACGCAGCTCCGAGTTGGAGCCGAAGATCAGGTCGGCGCGTGTGGCCCGCCAGGTCTCGCCGCCGCTGGCGCGGTCCTTGGCGATGTATTCCTGGTCTTCGCTGCCTTCGACTGCCGACCACACGTTGGTCATGTCGTACAGGTTGACGAAGAAATCGTTGGTGAGCTGGCCCGAACGCTTGGTGAAGTGGCCGTGTCCGCGTTCGCCGTGGTTGGCGCCCAGCACGCGCAGGCCGCCGATTAGGACCACCATCTCGGGCACCGAGAGGCCGAGCAAGCTGGCCCGATCGAGCATCATTTCCTCGGTCCTCACCGCCAGCTTCTTCTTGCCGACGTAGTTGCGGAAGGCGTCGGCTTCGGGCTCCATCACCGCGAAGCTGTTGCTGTCGGTCTGCTCCTCGGTCGCGTCGCCGCGGCCGCCGGCGAAGGGGACCGGAACCTTGAAGCCGGCGTCCTTGATCGCCTTCTCCAGTCCGACCACGCCCCCGAGCACAATCGCATCGGCAACGCTCATGTTGCCGCGCAAGCCGTCGAGCGTGCTCAGCACCTTGGCCAGCATCTCGGGCTCATTAACCTCCCAGTCCCTCTGCGGCGCGAAGCGGATGCGCGCGCCGTTGGCTCCTCCACGATAGTCTGACTTGCGGAAGGTGCTGGCCGAGGCCCACGCAGTCTTGATCAGCTGACTGACCGTCAGCCCGCTGTCTGCGATCTTCGCCTTCACGGCCGCCACGTCGGCGTCGGAAGGCATGGTGCCGGCGGGGATCGGGTCCTGCCAGATCAGGTCTTCGGCAGGGACTTCCGGTCCGAGGTAGCGGACCTTCGGTCCCATGTCGCGGTGGGTCAGCTTGAACCAGGCGCGCGCCCACGCGTCCTTGAACGCCTCGTGGTCGTTGCGGAACTTCTCCGAATACTGGCGAAGCTCGGGGTCCATCTTCAGCGCCATGTCAGCGGTGGTCATCATCGTCGGGACCTTGATGTTCGGGTCCCACGCGGCCGGAGCCATGTCCTCGGGCTTCTGATCGATTGGCTGCCACTGCTTCGCGCCCGCCGGGCTGGTCACCAGCTCGTATTCGTAGTCCAGCAGCAGTCGGAAGTAGTTCTCGCTCCAGCTCGTCGGCGTGTTGACCCACGAGCCCTCGATGCCACTGGTCACGGTGTGCTGGCCGCAGCCGCTCTCGTTCTGGCTGACCCACCCGAAGCCCTGCGCGACGAGGTCGCCGCCTGCCGGCGCCGGGCCCAGCTTCGACGGATCGCCGTTGCCGTGGGCTTTGCCGAAGGTGTGCCCGCCCGCGGTGAGCGCGACGGTTTCCTCGTGGCTCATCGCCATGCGCTCGAAAGTGACCTTTATGTCGCGCGCCGATTGCAGCGGGTCCGGATTGCCGCCCGGGCCTTCGGGGTTGACGTAGATCAGGCCCATCTGGATCGCGGCCAGCGGGCCTTCGAGCTCGTGCATGCCGTGCTCGGGGGCGACGCGGGTTTGCACGCCTTCGTTGACCCACTTGTCCTCGCTGCCCCAGTAGATGTCGCGCTCGGGCTCGTAGACGTCGGCACGGCCGCCGCCGAAGCCGAAGGTCGGACCGCCCATGCTCTCGATGGCGACGTTGCCCGCGAGGATGAACAGGTCGGCCCAGCTGAGATTCTTCCCGTATTTCTGCTTGATCGGCCACAACAGGCGGCGGGCCTTGTCGAGATTGCCGTTATCCGGCCAG from Sphingomonas anseongensis harbors:
- a CDS encoding peroxiredoxin; amino-acid sequence: MLTVGDKLPSLSLPVQQGTSALPAGETIDLSESNGKWKVLFYWPKDFTFVCPTEIEGYGELKSDFEDRDAVLIGASTDTAHVHFAWRRSDGRLANADFPWIADNKKELADALGILDKEEGVALRATFIVDPDNVIQHVTVNGLNVGRNPAETLRVLDALQTDELCPCNWSPGEEVLRPAA
- a CDS encoding hydrogen peroxide-inducible genes activator, translating into MTVHQPTLKQLQYLVALREHGHFGKAADACFVTQSTLSAALRELETLLGVTLVERTRRVVRFTALGEKIADKAVRVIRETEELAELARAQGKPLHGELRLGVIPTIAPFLLPAMLPRLRTEWPDLKLYLREETSQAACEALHRGQLDCVLLALPYACGDVDSVPLLDDRLFVAFPGGEAPSGTAVEVDAIDEKRMLLLEDGHCLKDHALSACNRPELRAHATMMGTSLHTLVQMVDNGLGVTFIPAMAIEAGILDGTRVDAKPLRSDHGFRRISLIWRRSSPREAEFQMLAGALRQIIADLIPRDQPVAVS
- the katG gene encoding catalase/peroxidase HPI — its product is MDAKTGGDPLHGSPMQQGAALRSLLGRTNRDWWPEMLATEILNPNGPSNPYGDDFDYAEAFNALDYHAVKADLTALMTDSQPWWPADYGHYGPFFIRMAWHAAGTYRTADGRGGANSGQQRFAPLDSWPDNGNLDKARRLLWPIKQKYGKNLSWADLFILAGNVAIESMGGPTFGFGGGRADVYEPERDIYWGSEDKWVNEGVQTRVAPEHGMHELEGPLAAIQMGLIYVNPEGPGGNPDPLQSARDIKVTFERMAMSHEETVALTAGGHTFGKAHGNGDPSKLGPAPAGGDLVAQGFGWVSQNESGCGQHTVTSGIEGSWVNTPTSWSENYFRLLLDYEYELVTSPAGAKQWQPIDQKPEDMAPAAWDPNIKVPTMMTTADMALKMDPELRQYSEKFRNDHEAFKDAWARAWFKLTHRDMGPKVRYLGPEVPAEDLIWQDPIPAGTMPSDADVAAVKAKIADSGLTVSQLIKTAWASASTFRKSDYRGGANGARIRFAPQRDWEVNEPEMLAKVLSTLDGLRGNMSVADAIVLGGVVGLEKAIKDAGFKVPVPFAGGRGDATEEQTDSNSFAVMEPEADAFRNYVGKKKLAVRTEEMMLDRASLLGLSVPEMVVLIGGLRVLGANHGERGHGHFTKRSGQLTNDFFVNLYDMTNVWSAVEGSEDQEYIAKDRASGGETWRATRADLIFGSNSELRAVGEVYAEKGNEEKFVRDFVQAWTKVMNADRFDLRQPAKQRSRVS